One window of Chryseobacterium indologenes genomic DNA carries:
- a CDS encoding rhamnogalacturonidase, with the protein MKSQNTSSFLLSLLMLLLFSSGIKSQDKFPDGTIIQRWFKENKPTDISKLGKKYILTDNGVKNDSTILQTKQVQQVIDLAAKNGGGVIIVPKGTFLISSVFFKQGTHLHLENGAKLKGSDDISDFPVVETRMEGQTIKYFPAIINADGLNGFTISGKGTLDGNGLRFWKAFWKRRQWNPKCTNMDEMRPRIIYVSNSKNVQVEGITVKNSPFWSTHYYKSEFVKLLNLTILAPKEPVKAPSTDAVDIDACTNFLIKNCYMSVNDDAIALKGGKGPKADKTPENGENRNIIIEDNNFGFCHSVLTCGSESIHNYNVILRNSKVKDASRLLHLKMRPDTPQHYEYITVENITGNVKTFLYVKGWSQFFDLKGEEKPKKSLANDILIKNIDISCETAFDVEKSDLYDLIDFTLDNLKIRALKPKEENLGAIKNLEKIKVNVTQVASLDQSYDKKDDSDIAAK; encoded by the coding sequence ATGAAATCTCAAAATACATCAAGCTTTTTATTATCCCTGCTGATGCTTTTATTGTTTTCATCAGGTATAAAAAGCCAGGATAAATTTCCCGACGGCACCATAATTCAAAGATGGTTTAAAGAAAACAAACCTACAGACATCAGTAAATTAGGTAAAAAATATATTCTTACCGATAATGGAGTGAAAAACGACAGTACGATTCTTCAGACAAAACAGGTTCAGCAGGTCATTGATCTTGCAGCTAAAAATGGCGGTGGGGTAATTATTGTACCCAAAGGAACATTCCTGATCAGTTCGGTATTTTTCAAACAAGGAACACATTTACATTTGGAGAACGGTGCGAAATTAAAAGGAAGCGATGATATCAGTGATTTTCCGGTTGTGGAAACAAGAATGGAAGGGCAGACTATAAAATATTTTCCTGCAATAATCAATGCAGATGGGTTAAATGGTTTTACTATTTCGGGAAAAGGAACACTTGACGGAAACGGATTGCGCTTTTGGAAAGCATTCTGGAAAAGACGTCAGTGGAATCCTAAGTGTACCAATATGGACGAAATGAGACCCAGAATCATCTATGTTTCAAATTCTAAAAATGTTCAGGTTGAAGGGATTACCGTAAAAAACTCTCCTTTCTGGAGTACACATTATTATAAAAGTGAATTTGTAAAATTGTTAAACCTGACAATTCTTGCACCAAAAGAACCGGTAAAAGCACCAAGTACAGATGCCGTTGATATTGATGCCTGCACAAATTTCCTGATTAAAAATTGCTATATGTCGGTGAACGACGACGCCATTGCATTAAAAGGTGGAAAAGGTCCGAAAGCAGATAAAACTCCTGAAAATGGTGAAAACAGAAATATCATCATCGAAGATAACAACTTTGGGTTTTGTCACAGTGTTCTTACTTGCGGCAGCGAATCAATCCACAATTATAACGTAATTCTGCGCAACTCAAAGGTGAAAGATGCTTCCAGACTGCTCCACCTTAAAATGAGACCGGATACTCCTCAGCATTACGAATATATTACCGTTGAAAATATCACGGGCAATGTCAAAACTTTCTTGTATGTGAAAGGTTGGAGCCAGTTTTTCGATTTGAAAGGAGAGGAAAAGCCTAAAAAATCTTTAGCGAATGATATTCTGATTAAAAATATTGATATCAGTTGTGAAACGGCATTCGATGTTGAAAAATCAGACTTGTATGATCTGATAGATTTCACGTTGGATAACCTGAAAATAAGGGCTTTAAAACCAAAAGAGGAGAATTTGGGGGCTATTAAAAATTTAGAAAAAATTAAAGTAAATGTTACTCAGGTTGCCTCGCTAGACCAGTCTTATGACAAGAAAGATGATTCCGACATTGCTGCAAAATGA
- a CDS encoding xylulokinase, giving the protein MKFIGYDVGSSSIKASIVDDQGKLVAHAKYPEHEMSIDSPKAGWAEQNPDEWWQNLRILTQKIIAESKIHKNEIKGIGISYQMHGLVLIGKDKQVLCPSIIWCDSRAVEIGDRIFSEIGEKECMKELLNSPGNFTASKLKWVQENTPEIYDKIWKFMLPGDFIAFKLSGEATTSVTGLSEGILWDFEKHRVSKTMLEHLGIEESFVSDIVENFTEQCYVSKQGAEESGLPEGIPVYYRAGDQPNNALSLNVMNLGEIAATGGTSGVVYGVTDNIKSKESVRINNFAHINHTKEQPRIGKMLCLNGAGIQYSWLRHQVDQKRHSYHEINDLASKIPIGSDGVIVLPFGNGAERVLHNKDIGSSVFNLNFNRHKSEHLFRVGLEGIAFSFVYGTDILMSDGLQKGIIKAGGDNLFRSSLFTQTITTILDTEIRIIDSTGSTGAARAAAMGSGAFKSQNEILTDKDILKSYYPDNKNYNQYKDSYEKWKLKLLQNLIIKKFSNTFMQSIA; this is encoded by the coding sequence ATGAAGTTTATAGGTTATGATGTAGGAAGCTCATCGATAAAGGCTTCCATCGTAGATGATCAGGGAAAATTAGTTGCCCATGCCAAATACCCGGAACATGAAATGTCAATAGATTCCCCAAAAGCAGGCTGGGCAGAACAAAACCCCGATGAATGGTGGCAAAATCTCCGGATTCTCACACAAAAAATAATTGCAGAGAGCAAAATCCACAAAAATGAGATTAAAGGAATTGGTATCTCCTATCAAATGCATGGATTAGTATTGATTGGAAAAGACAAACAAGTACTTTGTCCTTCAATTATATGGTGTGACAGCCGGGCTGTTGAAATTGGCGACCGGATTTTTAGTGAGATCGGAGAAAAAGAATGCATGAAAGAACTGCTTAATTCTCCGGGAAATTTCACCGCTTCCAAACTGAAATGGGTACAGGAAAATACCCCCGAGATCTATGACAAGATCTGGAAATTTATGCTTCCGGGAGATTTCATTGCATTTAAGCTTAGTGGCGAAGCAACAACTTCTGTTACAGGGCTTTCAGAAGGTATACTTTGGGATTTTGAAAAGCATAGAGTTTCAAAAACAATGTTGGAACACCTGGGAATTGAGGAATCCTTTGTCTCTGATATTGTGGAAAATTTCACTGAACAATGCTATGTTTCAAAACAGGGAGCAGAAGAAAGTGGTCTTCCCGAGGGAATTCCTGTTTATTACCGAGCCGGAGACCAACCCAATAACGCACTTTCCCTCAATGTAATGAATCTCGGAGAGATTGCCGCAACAGGCGGAACTTCCGGAGTTGTTTATGGTGTGACTGACAATATTAAATCAAAGGAATCTGTAAGAATTAACAATTTTGCCCACATTAACCACACAAAGGAACAGCCGAGAATCGGGAAAATGCTTTGCCTCAATGGTGCGGGAATTCAGTACAGCTGGCTTCGACATCAGGTGGATCAAAAAAGACACAGCTATCATGAAATTAATGATTTAGCTTCAAAAATACCGATCGGTTCCGATGGAGTTATTGTCCTGCCCTTCGGAAACGGAGCAGAGAGAGTACTGCATAATAAAGATATTGGCTCGTCTGTTTTTAACCTGAATTTTAACCGTCATAAAAGCGAGCATCTTTTCCGGGTGGGATTAGAAGGTATTGCCTTTTCTTTTGTTTACGGAACGGATATTTTAATGTCCGACGGGCTTCAGAAAGGTATTATAAAAGCAGGCGGTGACAATTTATTCCGCTCTTCTTTATTCACGCAGACCATCACTACTATTTTGGATACTGAAATAAGAATTATAGATTCCACAGGTTCTACGGGTGCAGCAAGAGCCGCAGCCATGGGATCCGGAGCATTCAAATCGCAAAATGAGATCCTGACTGACAAAGACATTTTAAAAAGCTATTATCCTGATAATAAGAACTATAACCAGTACAAGGATAGTTACGAAAAATGGAAATTAAAACTATTGCAAAATCTAATCATTAAGAAATTTTCAAACACATTTATGCAATCGATTGCATAA